A single window of Streptomyces sudanensis DNA harbors:
- a CDS encoding metallophosphoesterase family protein — translation MIRVAAVGDIHLSPESAGALRPAFDTLGECADLLLLAGDLTRHGTVEEARVVAREVAGLPVPVVAVLGNHDYQSDLQDEVTAVLEEVGVTVLEGRGTVLRIGGTRVGVAGTKGFGGGFAGRSGGEFGEPEMKEFIRYTRRCAEGLAASLRELREEECAVRIALTHYSPVPETLAGEPLEIYPFLGSYLLAEAVDEAGADLVVHGHAHMGSEHGMTGGGVRVRNVAQPVLGRAFAVYQLPVRDRPAPLVGEAAGAGSR, via the coding sequence GTGATCCGAGTGGCCGCCGTGGGTGACATCCACCTGTCCCCCGAGAGCGCCGGCGCGCTGCGGCCGGCCTTCGACACGCTGGGCGAGTGCGCCGACCTGCTGCTGCTCGCCGGGGACCTGACCCGGCACGGCACGGTCGAGGAGGCCCGCGTGGTGGCCCGCGAGGTGGCCGGGCTGCCGGTGCCGGTGGTGGCCGTGCTGGGCAACCACGACTACCAGAGCGACCTGCAGGACGAGGTGACGGCCGTACTGGAGGAGGTCGGCGTCACCGTCCTGGAGGGCCGGGGCACGGTGCTGCGGATCGGCGGGACGCGGGTGGGCGTGGCCGGGACGAAGGGGTTCGGCGGCGGGTTCGCCGGGCGGAGCGGCGGCGAGTTCGGCGAGCCGGAGATGAAGGAGTTCATCCGGTACACCCGGCGGTGCGCGGAGGGGCTGGCCGCGTCCCTGCGGGAGCTGCGGGAGGAGGAGTGCGCCGTGCGGATCGCGCTGACGCACTACTCCCCGGTGCCCGAGACGCTGGCCGGGGAGCCGCTGGAGATCTACCCCTTCCTCGGCAGCTACCTGCTGGCCGAGGCGGTGGACGAGGCGGGCGCCGACCTGGTCGTGCACGGCCACGCGCACATGGGCAGCGAGCACGGCATGACGGGCGGCGGCGTGCGGGTGCGCAACGTGGCGCAGCCGGTGCTGGGGCGGGCCTTCGCCGTGTACCAGCTGCCGGTCCGCGACCGGCCGGCGCCGCTGGTGGGGGAGGCCGCGGGAGCGGGGTCGCGTTGA